The Heteronotia binoei isolate CCM8104 ecotype False Entrance Well chromosome 14, APGP_CSIRO_Hbin_v1, whole genome shotgun sequence genome has a window encoding:
- the CX3CL1 gene encoding fractalkine codes for MRSAWLGALLLLVAPWSWGAILVAEGQPTGLQVCKFECTVFTSKIPLKLLQSYEKTTCGKPAVLLTTQKNKTYCANPKDKWVLDAMRELDAKKALLTGDNLVKDDSGHFDKLLRSAVPVSAQAGHSAYPTKTFSTAAYEMSTFSVTRAEDPKASADSTTLAGPLASKPSTGFTSKPEVIVSRTTVQPESLTNRSTPAYFTSGPKSFGEGLAPVGKGLANTSGSMRDLVVPLTSLGTNVTESFDEEDHKVSPTQSTLHSSSTIINLLKKNSTSDDRLLPSSNQRGSTIKQVTENSAVGISTVPQRVDFTSPPGTHASTTGSKTDSIKNKSDIVSVSGEDTEAPSSTQANRDAFTKSSGTLSPSGLHEEQFMMKSRGEAMTPSPEAPLPFLPDALAKYRSHIISVVFLGFAFCIYLAITGVCAKSHIWTRASPIEMVRGVTYSKIDPQSSAYDMQVL; via the exons ATGCGGAGCGCCTGGCTGGGGGCCCTGCTCCTGCTGGTCGCGCCCTGGAGCTGGGGGGCCATCCTGGTCGCGGAAG GACAACCAACTGGATTGCAAGTGTGTAAATTTGAGTGTACCGTATTCACCTCTAAAATCCCCTTAAAATTACTGCAAAGCTATGAGAAGACAACATGTGGGAAGCCTGCTGTGCT ACTTACCACCCAGAAAAATAAAACTTATTGTGCTAACCCAAAAGACAAGTGGGTGCTGGATGCAATGCGTGAACTTGATGCAAAGAAAGCCCTTCTTACAGGTGACAATTTAGTGAAAGACGACTCTGGTCATTTTGACAAACTCTTGAGAAGTGCAGTCCCTGTGTCAGCTCAAGCTGGGCATTCAGCTTACCCCACAAAAACATTCAGCACAGCTGCCTATGAAATGTCAACGTTTTCTGTTACAAGAGCAGAAGATCCCAAGGCTTCTGCAGACAGTACCACTTTGGCGGGGCCACTGGCTTCAAAACCTTCTACAGGCTTCACTTCTAAACCAGAAGTAATTGTCTCCAGAACTACCGTGCAGCCTGAATCTCTCACAAATAGAAGCACCCCTGCTTATTTCACTAGTGGACCAAAGAGCTTTGGGGAAGGACTTGCTCCAGTTGGGAAAGGCCTGGCGAATACCAGTGGATCAATGAGGGACTTAGTGGTACCACTTACATCTCTAGGTACCAATGTAACAGAGTCTTTTGATGAGGAGGATCACAAGGTGTCTCCTACACAATCAACACTCCATTCCTCCAGCACTATAATAAATCTACTTAAGAAAAATTCCACATCAGATGACAGGCTCCTGCCTTCCTCTAATCAACGGGgttcaacaataaaacaagtgACGGAAAATTCAGCTGTTGGTATCTCCACTGTGCCCCAAAGAGTGGACTTCACTAGTCCCCCTGGCACACATGCCAGCACTACTGGAAGCAAAACAGACTCTATTAAAAACAAGAGTGACATTGTGAGTGTTTCTGGGGAGGATACAGAAGCCCCTTCATCTACTCAAGCAAACAGAGATGCTTTTACTAAATCTTCAGGTACTCTGTCACCTTCAGGTCTCCATGAGGAACAGTTTATGATGAAGAGCAGAGGCGAAGCCATGACACCATCTCCAGAAGCCCCCTTGCCCTTTTTGCCTGATGCCCTGGCTAAATACCGAAGTCACATCATTTCTGTGGTTTTCCTGGGGTTTGCCTTCTGTATCTACTTGGCTATCACGGGAGTGTGtgcaaagagccacatttggACCCGAGCATCACCTATAGAAATGGTACGAGGAGTGACTTACTCTAAAATTGACCCTCAGTCCAGTGCCTATGACATGCAGGTTCTTTGA